The Pyrus communis chromosome 8, drPyrComm1.1, whole genome shotgun sequence region GTGATCGTTGATCGCAACCCTGAGTGGAATCGCTTTCAACCACAACCTGGTGTGCTTACAAACCTTATGCAAGCCGAATTCTTTCCAATACTGAACCAACAACTCAATATGcaaatcattaaaattaaacatttattttatttattttttgttcacaCGGAACTTATGTGGCATGTGTATCAATAGAATTAGGTTTCTTTTGTGCTATATCAGAAAATTTTACAGATTTTCTTTACTTACATAAACGGCTTGGGAAAAAGTGACTTGAAATGAGCAtgtatatttttgttatttcccTAAGAAGAGCCCAATAATGTCTGCAAAACAAGTCTGTACATTTTTATTTGAGTAATCTAAATCACTAcaaatagatttaaatttaaatgcAGATGAGTGCACACTATTCTAAGAAAATTGAACACGTCTAGATTTGTGCAAGTCCAAACTTAATAGACACACCCCGATCCAAAAATTGGGGTGTGCTAGCCGTCATGcgaggtgacgtagccaagtgcgcaaTGAGGAAGTAATAGAGTGAAAATACGAGAAAAATAAAGTCGACaagataatttacaataaaaagatcaGTGAGTACTAGTGACAAACATAGAAGGAAAAATGCAAAGTAGAAGTTCAAGTATCCTAGGTGCAGTCCAgaataaacaaacactacacAAGCATTAACTAGAAAGTCCTACATGGAGGGTGCTCTGTCAGAAATGCCTTGATGCCTCCTTCGTCACCCACGTCATcactacctaaaacctggaggggcgcaaaacagaaaacgtgagtgggcaaaaacaaagcttttcaaaatcatttcattctcaaaagttATAACCCATctctgtaaaacctgtatactttccagaaaatacCATACGTATtcgtatatcaaatcatgctaaaacgataaagctcaaatatgccatgccagaaTATGCCGCGTCAGAATATCCAAACAAATAGTATAAACATCAAGCAGGTGAgataaaacaaattataatatgCCAGTAATGTCAGTACGTCAGCCGGAGTCACATAAagtgacttgtacggctgaaactatagctcctcaaccactatcctgcacacgagtcggaaccacctatagtggtctgtatgacaagcTGGTGTATATAAATACGctcagtgctacgatcacgtgaaggctgtgcgatgtatcgcaagtcacctacgagtcaaaaccacctaaagtggtctgtacgacaggctggctcctgccttggatccaaggtgagcgtatggtgcgagaggtgaacgatcacgtgaaggctaggccctactcTGGCGGAGCACAATCACTGAGGTGCAGGAATATAAACTGtaactcaatctcatcaacaccacatctatcactaacaacatactcacctgacttacctgagcgtcTGTGGCACCAAAGCATAaccaacacaatcacaataataatatcgacgatatttgacatggcatttcaGTTATAAAACCATTAAAACGTAATTTCTGGAAAGAATActaatcaatatatatatatatactgaaaacaaaagcccactcactgatatgtaaAAGTGTCGTAAGCCCCGAGCCTCGCTTGGCTGCGCTCGTCCTCCGGATAAtcatcacctatatgcgaaacaactatataaacgtcaaattaacgcacataaccaaccttaggtaataacttctcatacattgctcaaatggggtttttgaatataccaacgtgctctactcaacctcacaaacatccccatatttttaaaatttccgACCTCTGCCGGCCACGCGCGGGCACGTGCCTAGCACGAGTGTGGaaccctaacgccgttagggaatattccgttaaaaccctAACAGAAGTTAACGGCCGTTACCTTATgccgttagaatattctgttaactttgacggaatattcgcCTCCTTCTCTGGTGAGCCTCGCCGTCCGCCGCTGTCAGCAATTCAAATTTTCCCCGGTtcctggaaaaacttcaaaccttaatatcttcttcatttctcaaccaaattccatgaaatttgtatcaaaatgaagcttacaacgagtagaacaaaaccttgcCACTTTTGGAACTTAAATCCAACGGAATTTCGTCGGAGAAACCTCGATAATCCGGCCAAACCTACAACTCGATGAACTCgagcttcccgacgtccaaaacacttcaaaattactccCCAAGCTTCGTGAAGATGTCCTAAAGCTTCCTAGAAccttaaaaacttctaaaaacctcacgatcacgtgtgcatgaatagtGCACCAAATCGGGGTTCCATGGTTCTCGGGTTTTCGAAGGTTTCACGTCGATTTAAGGGTATGGATGAGCTCCTGAACTCACAAAGAACACAAAAGTAATCTCCTCGACGTCGATCCGTGAAAGATGAAGGTAGTTTGAAGAGTTATCGTACCACTTGTACAGACAACGGATGAAATCCGAGAGAaggtgagagagagaaggagagagagagagtcacgagaaagaaggagatgggtgtgtgtgagtgtgtggtcCAAATGGCAGCCCaccaaccaaaaaaacaaaacaaaccaaacaccctacaacactaattaacgtccaggggcaaaatcgtcatttcacacctacggtacaaatgattcgggacgggttgtcacattaaTTGACATGAGTTCAtgaaaagaaagggaagaaaaaaaaaaacaattcacgTGGAGAAAGGATATTTCATATTTCTAAATTTTAGTcgttaaattgtttttttatcaaagtAACAAAGACATAaatctaacaattaaaaaaCTCACCATATAAAATACCTCGAAGTACCATAAAATTTTCTTGGTCGGCATTATGGTACGGTATTGATTCAAAAAAGTTTGTGGTACTAGTTTTGTATTTCAAATAtgaggaaaaaaatgaaaactaattaaaagaaaagaaattcacAAGTCAAGTAAGTAGAAAACCAATGAAGACTTAGCAGCCCGGTATCTGACTGGTTGTTCATattcattttcttgggtttGATTTCgttgtttgatttatttgtcAAACTTCGGAGCTTTTTCTTTTGTAACATTATTAGCAGCAATATTTTCCACTCCAAAATCTGACTTTATATGCAATTTTACCAGACTTCATAAATCATTGCATAAAACTATACTCTACCAGTAAATATtggaagagaaatgctaaggaaactaAAAAAAGTAGGTCTTTTTATGGACTCTGTCACCTCGTGTTTttggcataatattttatattattggcacagaaattaacattaaactgtGGGCTGGTAGAGAGTCCATATAAGTCTCCCTTTAAAagagtttccttagcatttctcatattGGGAATGTTGGAGAAGTTGTGCTAGctccaatttaaaatattaaattactaGGCACCAGAGTCGTGTTAGCTCTAGTCCCTAAATAATTATCAGACTCTCGAAAAGTTGTGTTAGCTCCAGTATAATGACTTAACCAACAATTGATGTGGGGATTGGTTTCTGTTATGATCTCATATGGGGCACACATGAGGGGGCGTATTGGAAAATAGAATCCTCCATCGGTCATAAgacaaaacaataaacaattatTCTATGGGAGTTCTCATCCCTAATATTACTAAGGACCCAACACCTACCTTGTAATAGGTGGTTAAGTTGGGACAATATCGGTGATATTTTGAAACTGATTTTGTAAAAGTactgaaattttgaaactgattttgtagaaatattgaaatatTGAAACTGGTCTTACAGAATTGCaagaattttgaaactgatcATTCATTATAACTCTGTTTCGCGAACAGTTTTCATCTACGTGCTCGTGAGATCGAGCTCTAGGTCCAACAAATTCAAAAGTGACCCCAAAGGGTCTACGAATTTTGTTGGTGAATTacgaaaaatcaaattttaactaattaaccAACAATGCAAAATTTAacgaaataaaattaaattcacGAAAATTGAATAGTGAAATCCGAGGGCTGTATTTCGCATATAGTCATAATGACTTTAACTTTTCTAATGTATTGCAGAGAAATTTagttaattagaaatcaaaagTTATATTTGactaacttgtcatgtgcaagGGAGATACCCTAATATTTCTTAAATAAATTCCTTACACTATGTTTGAATGAGGGAAATAAACTCAGAATTTagataaaagtcagaatttgtAAATTGACATGCACAAATTCCCGTGTTTGGAtacataaacatagaaatttataATTTCcacgaagaaaaaaaacttggaatttgggtcctttaattcccaagtttaaattctatGTAAATATGTGTCGTTTCGCAattttctatgattgagagtttaaaaataacaaattccgtattcaattccattgttcttttagatTAACcgaacaagaaaattcacaattctagaaaacaaaatccaattattttaattttttttaataaacttaaaatttcttcatccaaacatagtgttagaTTTTAATCCTAACCTTTTAAATGCACCCTGGTTTCTTCCGAActagaggtttttttttattttttatttttggtcaaCCAACAATGTTTTCTCAAGAATTGCTTGAATTTGTAGTTAAATGATCGTCATGTGTATAGCTAAAATACTTATAATAAAATGGAAATACTTTCTACAAACGTAGCACAAATAGGTTAATACGAGATTAACGAGTTTAATTTGACCGAACAACTTacgttttattttggaaattgttattagcactccaaaaatctcattctacactcctcattagtgtatttttctttctaattatagaaagtttggagtctaaataacaatttcctttatttttctctttttttattatttatgaaacctttttttttagaacaaatgatattaaattcgcttttaacgaaaatcgaacctaaaacttctcactcataagtgaaaaaaaatactattagatTGTAGTATTAAGTGGGTATTTATGAAACCCTTTATTCTCCTTAAACGGTCATtatttgtaagtttgtaactGCTTTCTTtcacaattaaatttttttttttggtcaaattcaCAATTAAATATTTTGGTTTGACCAAAAACCAATCACTTGTTCTCCTTAATTTTATGATACAAAGGAGAGATGAAACTAATGCCAAAGATAacaatgagaaattttatttgaacccatgtaaTCTTTTCTCACATTCAACTTACTCTCTTCacctatattattttttattaaagaattaatctcTCTTtcaacccaaatttattacctaaactcCCCTCTCAAAACCAATTCAAAATGTTaaattatctttacacccattccctgatttttttttttttttttaaaagatgtCCTTGCTCCATCCCCTCTTCCCACTAGCATTTCCACTccctgattttttttatttttttttttctgctacCAAACCCAGACATTTgacttttttctttctactgATGTGCATaagcaacaaatcaaacaattcatCCCCTTATATTTATCAACAAGCAAGGAAATTTATAATCTAAGAACATCGGTAAGAAAATTTTCCTTAGAATTTTCCAATTGCAGAAAGTTTAACAAACCATTCAGGattgatgaaaaaaattgaaacccaaatactcatattttaaactttaaaattgaaatcaaacgaacaaaatattcataaattgagtcataccttagttggaggattcaaaacttcaaaatcaccatccatcaataaaaaaaaaaacttgtttttctctacaagacctattagggttttagccaGAATGAACGTATGATAAACAAGAACTGATAATAGGGTTtaatgggtttattgataaatttgagttttattattaatttcattttgtacttaatagtaattatgcaatatgacacatcccgacccggaatgtccactaggacccgcTCACCGCACACTCATGTACTTAAgcacttttagattttaattgattcacattttatacattatcacactttatggcttagTCACCTTCCAGGTCTCGGCCTGCAAGGCTCGATTCGGGATCCTAGTGAACATTCCGGGTCGCCccggcccccaccacatctcgggccgggatgtgacacaataggataaaatagacaattaacaatttaaatttaaattggatgtagaaaaaggttacatgaattcaaataaaatttcctgaTAACAATTCAAGGAAATCCTACACTCAATGCGTGACAAACGATAGCCGTTGATCTGCATTACTTTGCCCCACATGGAATCCACCACATTAATTTGTAAGAGTAAGATTTTCTCCCTTCCAAATCTTCTTTTTCTATACTTAATCGTCaccgttcaaataaaaaataattgaagaaaaagGGAATTTAGAGGAAAAAAATCCTAATTCAATTAGTAATTACAGCTGAAAACTACATCGaggaaaaatataaaacaaaaaccgAATTTTGTTGATTTGAGGAACCTCTAGATATTACCCGTCACGTTGCCAAGATTGAATCGTTATCAGCAATCTAATAAAAACTTTACCGTTTCTCCTCCGAAAACAGAAAAAGTAGAGGAAAGTGAAACGCAGAGAGATTGTAACAGCAGATAAACAAAGATACGGAAAGCAGTTGAAATCAGTTGCCGTGTTGGTGAATCCCAGATAGAAGAAACCCAACAAAACCAGAACGCCTGGGTCTCCGAGTCCAGGCGTGAGACAGACAAACATTCACGTTCGTTCCCTTTTAAAATACCACCAAGCTCCCCACTTCCCCCACCCtgtctcctctctctctctctctctctctctctctctctctctctctctctctcctctctcgcATGATTCTGTCTCTCTCCAAATctcctttttgtttatttctcaACGTGCACAGACGCTCTTGCTCTTCATCTTCTCCGCCAGAAAAAGATATCAACAGGTTCTACTTCCTCTcacatctctctctcaataAAGTTTACATCTTTGTATCGGAACGCTTCCAACTTTtctgggttttatttattttgtattttcgaGCTCACGATTCAGCTGCCTTGGTATGTGACATCTGATTTCTggtttgttccttttttttgttggggtTACACAAAACTGCGATTTTCTGATCTGGGTTTCCTTTGTTTTGCATGACTGAgtcaatatttgatttttttattaatctcTGCAGATATTCCATATTGTTATTAGGGAtacaaaatttggaatttgcttCTGATTAGACGTAGTTTTTGCTACTAATTGTGTCACTATCAGTGCACATatctgatattttatttgtattgaCTCATTGGAAACAAGGTTGCAGTCCAGtcttttgttatatattttaatttgttgtgtttGAATTCCGTTGTTCCGTTGTCGATTTTCTTTATGCTTCAATTTTGTATCTTCTGCCATTACTCTTTGTTTGGTTGATGATAATTTTATAGAATAAGTATTGTTTTGGCAGTTCTTAGCACCAATTTGTCAGCTAAATGTATACGGCAACGCTACAATATTCTTTGTTTTACCATAACTACATAACAATTTATGAATCTAATgtatgcattttaatttttggtattTGATTCAACAGCTGTTGCAAAAGTCTTGACTTTGGAATATTTACGAGAAAGTAGTCTTAATCTGCATCTCATTCGGACGCGCTTGATCAGTTGAGGAACACGGTTATGTGGCAATAGATTGATTGGAAGAACCCATCATAAGGTTTGGTAATGGGGTCGGCAGTGGAGAAGAAATGGCTAGTCCCTCTTGTCATAAGCTCTGTCATCTGCATATTCCTTCTAGCTACTTCCTTGAACTCGGGTCTCGTCTCTTCACGAAACGCAATCAATTCGATCTTTTCCCTTTTACCATCTAGGGTAGTAACAAATCAATCTAGTCCAGCTTTTGCTGAGACAATAATTTCACAAAGTCCACCCCCTCCTCGGCTACCAGCTATTCCTCGCTTTGCTTATCTAATTTCCGGATCAAAGGGGGATTTGGAAAAGCTTTGGAGAACTCTCAAAGCGCTTTACCATCCGTTGAATCAATATGTTCTTCATTTAGACCTTGAGTCTCCGGTAGCagaaagattggagcttgcttCGCGAGTGGACAACGAGACTCTCTTTAATACAGTTGGGAATGTGTTTGTGATCAAGAAAGCTAATATGGTAACTTACAGAGGTCCAACAATGGTTGCTAATACTCTTCATGCCTGCGCAATTCTTCTCAGGAGGAGTAAGGATTGGGATTGGTTTATCAATCTCAGCGCCTCAGATTATCCGCTTGTTACTCAAGATGGTGAGTCCATATCAACTACGGTTGTAAACTTTTCTTAAAATGTGAGTTTTTGTGCTAAAAGAAACTGTTCAAATTGTTTTCATGCAGATCTTCTTCAcacgttttcaactttaaaCCGAAATCTGAATTTCATTGAGCACACAAGCCAACTTGGCTGGAAAGAGTGAGTTCTCTCTCTGTGGACATGTATAGAATGCTTACATATTTATTACTATCACTAATGCTATGTTAACTTTCATCTTCCAGGGAAAAACGAGCAATGCCCTTGATTTTAGACCCTGGTCTCTACTCATCTAAAAAACAGGATGTATTTTGGGTTACACCAAGGCGAACATTGCCCACTGCATTTAAATTGTTTACTGGTGAGTATTTTACTTTTCCCTAGATCTCTGGCTAGCTACTCACAATTTTTAACCTGACAAATTAAAACTTCATGTAGAGAATACTAACTTATAACTCTTGACATAGAAAATTCAGcgaaatatatgtttttattaatgTTCTTGTATATGCTGTTGCCTAGTTTGTTCTTTCTTCCGCTGAGAAGAAATAGCCTGGTTACTGGAATTCTTAGTGAGCCTTTTGGGggatttacataaaaacataacTGGTGTGATAATCTCATTTGTTATCTTGTTTGTAACATGTCTACTGCCTTTCCACAGAAAAGGATTACTGGAAAGTTGAGGGGGTTATTTTCAGGGGATGAAATTTGGTTTCGATATTTCACATTGAATCAGTGAACCAATTTGAAAACTAGATTTATTTACTTCGAACAATTTGTGAGCAGACTACATTAACTGAATCAGTAGTTCTCCAATTAGTATAGAGTTTGTTTTTTCTCCTTATAAAACCGATAGTGTTGGCTATACTCTTAGgatatattattttatcctGCATGCAGCATTGCCAGTTTTGCTCTTTGTTTTGCACAATCAGTTAATATGCACCTCTGTTGCAGGTTCGGCATGGATGGTCTTATCACGCTGGTTCGTCGAGTACTGTGTTTGGGGTTGGGACAATCTTCCGAGGACCCTTCTCATGTACTACACAAACTTTGTTTCTTCTCCGGAAGGCTACTTTCACACTGTTATATGCAATGAGCCGGAGTTTGCCAAAACTGCCGTCAACCATGATTTGCACTATATTTCTTGGGACATTCCTCCCAAGCAGCATCCCCACACCCTCAACATTAATGACACAAACAAGATGATTGCAAGCGGTGCTGCCTTTGCTCGGAAGTTCAGACACGATGACCCTGTCCTGGACAGGATCGATAAGGAATTACTTCACCGAAGAAAAGACAGCTTCACTCCAGGCGGCTGGTGTGCTGGCAAACCCAAATGCTCCAGGGTTGGGAACCCGAACAAGATCAAACCAGGTCCGGGTGCCGACAGGCTTCGCCACCTCGTGAGTAGGCTTGCCTTGACAGCTAAGTTTGGTCAAAACCAGTGTAAATAGTTTGTGTGGAAATTCTTGGAAATTGAATcagtgaaagaaaaagaagagaactCGTATCAACAGGCTAAGACAACAGTTTGTTGGGAATTTAAGGGATATCATCGAGTTTTGATGCGAAGTTTGATAGAATTAAGGTTGATGAGGAAGATTAAGATTAGTGTCCCTCTGAGCATATCCTTAAGTTGTCACATTCTGGAAACCAAACAGGTGTTTGGTCGGCATCATTGTTTCTGTAGGTTGATTATATATCTAGAACTTTTACAATCATACATTAATATACTGTTACTGTTCTTCCACCTTgcgttttttcttcttttcggAACTTTGGAACTAGAATTTTGGCCTTTGCTTGTAATCATAACGGGTACAAATGATTGGTAATTTAGAAAACTATACTTGTcggtttgataactattttgttttcgctttttttttttcctgatatTAGTGATAGTGGATAAATACATGGGATAAATTGAAAAGTGGTGACGAGAGAGATGTAAAGTGAAAATTAAACACCAAAATCTAAAGTGTCATAAAGTTGTATGCACTTgcaagattttgttttcattcattcttctttctttttcctcttcttttaaGCTGTTTTAGAATTCTCTTGAGGTATCTCACCACACATTGATGGCAGGCTAATTCTTCTCTTCATGCAATCCTGATATCACATGAGGCGGCAACATATTGATTTTCGAGTTAAACGGTACAGATCAAAACATAACCGATGACCCCAATAAATGTCAAGGTTAGAAATTCCAAATCTTTGCTCGTTTTCTATTAGACGAACCCCTTGAATAGAGCTATAAAGTCTTTTAACATGACTGAAATTTACCTAATTTTTGTTGGCAGCCAAAATTAGAAATTGACAAACGCAATTTAAGCAATTGTACTGAGTACTGATAAGGGATAATGACATAATGCTGGCTACACAGTAAGGTTGGTGAGGATAATCTTCTATTGTTAATCAAATCTTAAAATAATTACTACACCTTTAATTGTGGTGTTTGCATCAGATTCGGTGGCAGAAGATATCAACGATTTGACTCTTCGTGATTAGAGGAAATCAAGAAGAAATCAAAGGGTGACCGGACTTCCATCGTCGAGCCTCctccatttgaaaaaaaatgcaaatgcaGTAGTAAATTAGGTTTATTAATCGCTACATGCGTTGAAGTTTAAATCTTCTTATCTCTTGATTTATAATCCTTTAAGAAAGGgaattaacctttttttttctctttatgcaCACTTATGTTTGCTCTTGTTCGTCAGTGATATATTAAATCTAAGTGCATCTGCAATAAGAACAGAACATGCGTGACCAAAACCTCATTAaccgaaaagaaaaaagaattcgTCCATTTGGGTGAATCTATTAAGATGTGgtatttgaattaaaatttttggaGTAAATTGGTTACTTCTTTCAAATGGTTAAGGAAATTTGCATTAATTTACACAATCAGTGATTCAGTCAGCAACATCACAAGAATTTTTTTGAACAACATATCTTAAAGAGACGGGTGTTAGAGTTAAGTTACACAATGTAATGTAATTCGAATTTTGTCATTATCAAACATTAAACCTATGAaggtgaagagaaataccactaattCACGTTACTAAATAGGAAGAAACACAGGCTCATAAGTATTTGAAATTACATGACATGTGAATTTTATTAGCAATTCCAATTAATGAATTTCTCTCAGAAGATAAACAGTCAACGCCATACAACCTAACTTCTTAACCCCAACCAAGACATTAGCACATTGGATGGCGCTATCTACACACACTTTTAAATTTTCGGCCATTGAATCGAATTaattgaagatgatcaaataatagaaattaacagaaaatgtGTGTAAGGTCAAAAAGAAGTATGTAAAAACCACTACCCTAAACGTGATTGTATTTTTTATACAATGGTAGTATGTTCTAGACATGCCGTATCATACggaaaaaacaaagtaaatggAAAGTTGAAAGCATTTTCCAAATCCATATATGATTACGAGGAAGTGATTTCCGCACACATCAAGggacaaatatgaaaaatcgaAGTAGTGAAATGGCCTCTTACCTTTAAACCAATTGGAACAATGGTCTtgcaactttaactcaattgtagcaGTGGTTCTTCCAACACGGCtcatttgacaaaattctaacggaGTTAATAAAAATGATCATAG contains the following coding sequences:
- the LOC137742610 gene encoding beta-glucuronosyltransferase GlcAT14B-like, encoding MGSAVEKKWLVPLVISSVICIFLLATSLNSGLVSSRNAINSIFSLLPSRVVTNQSSPAFAETIISQSPPPPRLPAIPRFAYLISGSKGDLEKLWRTLKALYHPLNQYVLHLDLESPVAERLELASRVDNETLFNTVGNVFVIKKANMVTYRGPTMVANTLHACAILLRRSKDWDWFINLSASDYPLVTQDDLLHTFSTLNRNLNFIEHTSQLGWKEEKRAMPLILDPGLYSSKKQDVFWVTPRRTLPTAFKLFTGSAWMVLSRWFVEYCVWGWDNLPRTLLMYYTNFVSSPEGYFHTVICNEPEFAKTAVNHDLHYISWDIPPKQHPHTLNINDTNKMIASGAAFARKFRHDDPVLDRIDKELLHRRKDSFTPGGWCAGKPKCSRVGNPNKIKPGPGADRLRHLVSRLALTAKFGQNQCK